One part of the Malus sylvestris chromosome 2, drMalSylv7.2, whole genome shotgun sequence genome encodes these proteins:
- the LOC126600446 gene encoding calcium-dependent protein kinase 28-like, with protein MGICFSAVKVSGSNSNNNAHGTAASNHNRKQRTTAGKQEQRPTHRPNEPPKRQAVHKPKTKLNSRSRKGAVPCGKRTDFGYDKNFDKRYTIGKLLGHGQFGYTYVATDRANGDRVAVKRIDKNKMILPIAVEDVKREVRILQELAGHENVVHFYDAFEDESYVYIVMELCEGGELLDRILEKKDSRYTEKDAAVVVRQMLKVAAECHLHGLVHRDMKPENFLFKSKSLDSPLKATDFGLSDFIKPGKKFQDIVGSAYYVAPEVLRRKSGPESDVWSIGVITYILLCGRRPFWDKTEDGIFKEVLRNKPDFRRKPWPSISNSAKDFVKKLLVKDPRARLTAAQALSHPWVREGGNASEIPIDISVLNNMRQFVKYSRLKQFALRALASTLNPEELSDLKDQFDAIDVDKNGSISLEEMRQALAKDVPWKLKDSRVLEILEAIDINTDGLVDFTEFVAATLHVHQLEEHDSEKWLQRSRTAFEKFDIDKDGFITPEELRMHTGLKGSIDPLLEEADIDKDGRISLSEFRRLLRTASISARIVTSPPGHRNDRKVQDWK; from the exons ATGGGAATTTGCTTCTCCGCTGTCAAGGTCAGTGGCTCAAATAGCAACAACAACGCCCACGGCACCGCCGCCTCCAATCACAACCGGAAACAGAGGACAACAGCCGGGAAGCAGGAACAGAGACCCACCCACAGACCCAATGAGCCGCCCAAGAGGCAGGCTGTTCATAAACCTAAAACCAAGCTCAACTCCAGGAGCCGGAAGGGGGCCGTTCCCTGCGGAAAGCGGACCGATTTCGGGTACGATAAGAATTTCGATAAGCGGTACACGATCGGGAAGTTGTTGGGTCATGGGCAATTTGGGTACACGTATGTTGCAACCGATAGGGCAAATGGGGATCGAGTTGCGGTCAAGAGGATTGATAAGAACAAG ATGATTCTACCTATTGCTGTTGAAGATGTTAAGCGAGAGGTCAGGATATTACAGGAGCTTGCAGGCCATGAGAATGTGGTCCATTTTTATGATGCATTTGAAGATGAATCTTATGTTTATATAGTTATGGA GTTATGTGAAGGTGGTGAGTTGCTGGATCGGATTTTAGAGAA GAAGGACAGCCGTTACACTGAAAAAGATGCTGCAGTAGTTGTAAGGCAGATGCTCAAGGTTGCAGCTGAGTGTCATTTACATGGTCTGGTGCACCGTGACATGAAGCCTGAG AATTTTCTTTTCAAGTCAAAATCCTTAGACTCACCTTTGAAGGCCACAGACTTTGGTTTGTCTGACTTCATAAAACCAG GAAAGAAGTTTCAAGATATTGTTGGCAGTGCTTACTATGTTGCTCCTGAAGTATTGAGACGCAAGTCAGGGCCTGAGTCAGATGTTTGGAGTATTGGCGTTATTACCTACATTTTGCTTTGTGGGAGGCGTCCATTTTGGGATAAGACCGAAGATGGTATATTTAAGGAG GTCTTAAGGAACAAGCCTGATTTTCGTCGCAAACCATGGCCAAGCATAAGTAACAGTGCTAAAGATTTTGTTAAGAAGTTACTTGTGAAGGATCCTCGGGCGAGGCTAACTGCTGCTCAGGCACTAT CACACCCGTGGGTTAGAGAAGGGGGGAATGCATCAGAGATTCCTATCGATATATCCGTTCTCAACAACATGCGCCAGTTCGTGAAATATAGTCGTTTGAAACAGTTTGCTCTAAGG GCATTAGCTAGCACACTTAATCCCGAGGAGCTGTCTGATCTCAAAGATCAATTTGATGCAATTGACGTGGATAAGAATGGTTCTATTAGTCTTGAAGAAATGAGACAG GCGCTTGCTAAAGATGTCCCTTGGAAATTGAAAGATTCGCGTGTTCTTGAGATACTGGAAGCG ATTGACATCAACACCGACGGGCTTGTGGACTTCACTGAGTTTGTCGCGGCTACTCTACATGTGCATCAATTGGAGGAACATGACTCAGAGAAGTGGCTGCAGCGCTCACGGACAGCTTTTGAGAAATTCGACATAGATAAAGATGGGTTCATAACTCCGGAGGAACTTAGAATG CACACTGGTCTAAAAGGTTCTATTGATCCACTTCTTGAAGAGGCGGACATCGACAAAGATGGGAGGATCAGCCTATCAGAATTCCGCAGACTTCTAAGAACTGCAAGCATTAGCGCGAGAATTGTGACTAGCCCACCTGGTCACCGGAATGATAGGAAGGTACAAGATTGGAAGTAA